A part of Lacinutrix sp. 5H-3-7-4 genomic DNA contains:
- the kdsB gene encoding 3-deoxy-manno-octulosonate cytidylyltransferase → MKIIAMIPARYSASRFPGKLMQDLEGKPVITRTYEATVATNLFDEVIVVTDSEIIFKEITSIGGKAIMSIKTHECGSDRIAEAVENLDVDIVVNVQGDEPFTEVASLKKLIKVFENDSDKSIDLASLMVNIKDIEEINNPNTVKVIVDQKDFALYFSRSPIPYPRDKEVATKYYKHKGVYAFRKQALMDFYNLPMLMLEASEKIECIRYLEYGKRIKMVETSVQGVEIDTPEDLERAKKLWK, encoded by the coding sequence ATGAAAATAATCGCAATGATTCCCGCACGATATAGTGCATCTCGTTTTCCTGGTAAATTAATGCAAGATTTAGAAGGTAAACCTGTGATTACTCGTACTTACGAAGCTACAGTAGCTACCAATTTGTTTGATGAAGTTATCGTGGTTACAGATAGTGAAATAATTTTTAAAGAAATTACAAGCATTGGAGGCAAAGCCATAATGAGTATTAAAACACACGAGTGTGGTAGCGACCGTATTGCAGAAGCTGTAGAAAATTTAGACGTAGATATTGTTGTAAATGTACAAGGAGACGAGCCTTTTACCGAAGTAGCATCCTTAAAAAAGCTTATTAAAGTTTTTGAAAATGACAGTGATAAGTCTATAGATTTAGCCTCATTAATGGTTAATATTAAAGACATTGAAGAGATAAATAACCCAAACACAGTAAAGGTTATTGTAGACCAAAAAGATTTTGCATTATATTTTTCTCGCAGTCCAATACCATACCCAAGAGATAAAGAAGTCGCTACAAAATACTATAAGCACAAAGGTGTTTATGCGTTTAGAAAACAGGCATTAATGGACTTTTATAATCTACCAATGTTAATGTTGGAAGCTTCAGAAAAAATAGAATGTATTCGCTATTTAGAATATGGAAAGCGAATTAAAATGGTTGAAACAAGCGTTCAAGGTGTAGAAATTGATACACCAGAAGATTTAGAACGTGCTAAAAAATTGTGGAAATAA
- a CDS encoding dihydroorotase family protein: MNVLIKSATIIDAKSNHHNTTQDILIEKGIISKIAKNIKNTNNYKEITLENLHVSQGWFDSSVCFGEPGFEDRETIENGLKTAGKSGFTSVALQANTLPVIDTNASISFLKAKAQNNAVNLYPIGALTIKSEGVDLAELFDMKNAGAVAFSDYKKPIKNPNLLKIALQYASNFEGLVCSYPQENKIAGNGVMNEHITSTGLGLKGNPNLAEALQIARDLYILEYTGGKLHIPTISTLEAVNLIREAKQKKLNVTCSVAIHNLCLTDNELSDFETKYKVLPPLRTQQDVNALLEGLKDGTIDMVTSDHNPQTIENKKMEFDYASYGTIGLESAFGALQTVVTTKKAIQLLTNGKQTFNVNTHIITEGEKADLALFSPTYTYNFSTENIISKSKNSIFINHKLKGKAYGVIANKKIVLQ; this comes from the coding sequence ATGAACGTACTTATAAAATCTGCAACTATTATTGATGCAAAGAGTAATCACCATAATACTACTCAGGATATTTTAATTGAAAAAGGCATAATTTCTAAAATTGCCAAAAACATAAAAAATACAAATAATTACAAAGAGATTACTTTAGAAAACCTACATGTATCTCAAGGTTGGTTTGATAGTAGTGTTTGTTTTGGTGAGCCTGGTTTTGAAGATAGAGAAACCATAGAAAACGGACTTAAAACTGCGGGAAAATCTGGCTTTACAAGTGTAGCATTACAAGCAAATACACTACCAGTTATAGATACAAATGCTTCAATTTCGTTTTTAAAAGCTAAAGCCCAAAATAATGCAGTAAACTTATACCCTATTGGAGCATTAACCATAAAAAGTGAAGGCGTTGATTTAGCAGAATTATTTGACATGAAAAATGCTGGAGCAGTAGCATTTTCAGATTATAAAAAACCAATTAAAAATCCAAACCTTTTAAAAATAGCTTTACAGTATGCTAGTAACTTTGAAGGCTTAGTGTGTTCTTATCCACAAGAAAACAAAATAGCTGGAAACGGAGTAATGAACGAACATATTACTAGTACTGGACTAGGCTTAAAAGGAAATCCTAATTTAGCAGAAGCTTTACAAATTGCACGTGATTTATATATTTTAGAATATACTGGAGGGAAATTACACATACCAACAATTTCTACCTTAGAAGCTGTTAATTTAATTCGTGAAGCAAAACAGAAAAAATTAAACGTTACTTGTAGCGTTGCAATACATAATTTGTGTTTAACAGATAATGAATTAAGCGATTTTGAAACTAAATACAAAGTATTACCACCATTAAGAACACAACAAGATGTAAATGCACTTTTAGAAGGTTTAAAAGATGGTACAATAGACATGGTTACAAGTGATCATAACCCACAAACCATAGAGAATAAAAAAATGGAGTTTGATTATGCGTCTTATGGAACTATTGGATTAGAAAGTGCTTTTGGAGCTTTACAAACAGTTGTAACCACTAAAAAGGCAATACAATTACTAACCAATGGTAAACAAACATTTAATGTAAATACTCACATAATAACTGAAGGAGAAAAAGCAGATTTAGCGCTTTTTAGTCCAACGTATACATACAATTTTTCTACAGAGAATATTATATCAAAATCTAAAAATAGCATATTTATAAACCATAAGTTAAAAGGAAAAGCTTACGGTGTAATAGCAAATAAAAAAATAGTTTTACAATAA
- a CDS encoding HAD family hydrolase, which produces MKKEYNNIKVIGFDADDTLWVNETYFREAEAEFAKLLSQFETPNKIDQELFKMEIKNLPVYGYGVKGFVLSMVEMALELSNYTVSNKTIEKILDIGKEMINKPVELLPNVEQVLKTLSQDYKLIVATKGDLLDQERKLEKSGLLQYFHHIEVLSDKKETNYTKLLKHLEIKPKSFLMVGNSLKSDVLPLTRIGAKAIHIPFHTTWAHEEVETSTNNETEYKTLSNLNELISLLN; this is translated from the coding sequence TTGAAAAAAGAATACAATAATATAAAAGTTATAGGCTTTGATGCCGATGATACACTTTGGGTAAACGAAACCTATTTTCGTGAGGCCGAAGCAGAATTTGCCAAACTTTTAAGCCAATTTGAAACGCCAAATAAAATAGACCAAGAGTTATTTAAAATGGAAATTAAAAACTTACCTGTATACGGTTATGGTGTTAAAGGTTTTGTGTTATCTATGGTTGAAATGGCTCTAGAACTTTCTAATTATACAGTTTCAAATAAAACAATAGAAAAGATTCTTGACATTGGTAAAGAGATGATTAATAAACCTGTAGAATTGTTACCAAATGTAGAGCAGGTATTAAAAACATTATCTCAAGACTATAAATTAATTGTAGCTACAAAAGGCGATTTGTTAGACCAAGAACGCAAATTAGAAAAATCTGGATTATTGCAATATTTTCATCATATAGAAGTATTAAGCGATAAAAAAGAAACTAATTATACAAAACTATTAAAACATTTAGAAATAAAACCAAAATCATTTTTAATGGTTGGTAACTCTTTAAAATCTGATGTTTTGCCATTAACAAGAATAGGAGCAAAGGCAATACATATTCCGTTTCACACCACTTGGGCACATGAGGAAGTAGAAACATCTACCAACAATGAAACCGAATATAAAACCTTATCAAATTTAAACGAATTAATTTCTTTGCTTAATTAA
- a CDS encoding MBL fold metallo-hydrolase: MKITFLGTGTSQGIPVIGSTHPVCLSDNPKDKRLRVSVLVSWDTYTFVIDCGPDFRQQMLRANCNKIDGVIFTHEHADHTAGLDDIRPFFFRQGDIDIYAHKRVLGELQKRFAYIFTTKDKYPGVPNVIEHEIKNTPFKLKNINMIPIEGYHHKLQVFGYRFKDFAYLTDMKTIAEKELEKLYNLDVLVINALREEAHISHFNLDEALSIIDRVKPKKAYLTHISHYLGFHDEVEKKLPENVFLAYDELTLEL; the protein is encoded by the coding sequence TTGAAAATCACATTTTTAGGTACAGGAACATCACAAGGTATACCCGTTATTGGTAGTACACATCCAGTATGTTTAAGTGACAACCCTAAAGATAAACGCTTACGTGTATCGGTATTAGTCTCATGGGATACCTATACTTTTGTTATAGATTGTGGCCCAGATTTTAGGCAGCAAATGCTTCGTGCTAACTGTAACAAAATAGATGGTGTTATTTTTACTCATGAGCATGCAGACCATACTGCTGGATTAGATGATATTAGACCTTTTTTCTTTCGTCAAGGCGATATAGATATTTATGCACATAAGCGTGTGTTAGGTGAACTGCAAAAGCGTTTTGCTTATATCTTTACCACTAAAGATAAATATCCTGGTGTACCAAATGTAATAGAACATGAAATAAAAAACACACCATTTAAATTAAAGAATATAAACATGATACCTATTGAAGGTTATCACCACAAGCTACAAGTTTTTGGTTACCGTTTTAAAGATTTTGCTTATTTAACAGATATGAAAACGATAGCTGAAAAGGAATTAGAAAAACTTTATAATTTAGATGTTTTAGTAATAAATGCATTGCGAGAAGAAGCTCATATTTCTCATTTTAATTTAGACGAAGCATTAAGTATTATTGATAGAGTGAAACCTAAAAAAGCATATTTAACTCATATAAGCCATTATTTAGGGTTTCATGACGAAGTAGAAAAAAAGCTTCCGGAAAATGTTTTTTTAGCTTATGATGAATTAACCTTAGAATTATAA
- a CDS encoding DUF4870 domain-containing protein, with translation MNTNAAEEGKTLSVVAYLTIIGSVIALIMNQDKKNPFTSFHVRQGLGLCLSYMILGYFVGSFDSWMISTAFWVGFGILFIYGIIGAITGKMNEVPLVGPFYQKLFSSIG, from the coding sequence ATGAATACAAATGCAGCAGAAGAAGGCAAAACACTAAGTGTAGTTGCTTATTTAACCATAATAGGTTCAGTAATAGCTTTAATAATGAATCAAGATAAAAAAAATCCATTTACTTCATTTCATGTAAGACAAGGTTTAGGGCTTTGCTTATCATATATGATTTTAGGATATTTTGTTGGAAGTTTTGATAGCTGGATGATTTCTACTGCTTTTTGGGTAGGATTTGGTATACTATTTATTTACGGTATAATTGGAGCTATTACAGGAAAAATGAACGAGGTTCCATTAGTAGGACCTTTTTATCAAAAACTATTTTCAAGCATAGGATAA
- a CDS encoding hydrolase: protein MNSKNIFDDSNRKVANSEKRIKKYQDSILKLNDEITDLSYFNFDSNEKSYFYFQDQGYDVDQLLKAIEDGIYAQNIFEGDQHPLVPYGSSEGNRMQINIVRILNHKWIIADFTDGQFEGELFITYDINEKGELKYNVAKSFLYPIN, encoded by the coding sequence ATGAATTCGAAAAATATTTTTGATGATAGCAACCGAAAAGTCGCAAATAGCGAAAAACGAATTAAAAAATATCAAGATTCTATTTTAAAATTAAATGATGAAATTACAGATTTATCATACTTTAATTTTGATAGTAATGAAAAGTCTTATTTCTATTTTCAAGATCAAGGTTATGATGTTGATCAACTTTTAAAAGCGATAGAAGATGGTATTTATGCTCAAAATATTTTTGAAGGCGATCAACATCCATTAGTACCTTACGGTTCTAGTGAAGGTAACAGAATGCAAATAAATATTGTTCGCATTTTAAACCATAAATGGATTATTGCCGATTTTACAGATGGGCAATTTGAAGGTGAATTATTTATAACTTACGATATAAACGAAAAAGGCGAATTAAAATACAATGTTGCCAAATCGTTTTTATACCCAATAAATTAA
- a CDS encoding iron-containing alcohol dehydrogenase family protein produces the protein MSYKNFPMVSKVIFGRGSFNQLEDILSPKRLNATAPFIFFVDDVFKGNAWLTSRIPLSYDDKVIYVSAEQEPKTSQIDSLVEDIIVKYKELPSGIIGIGGGTVLDIAKAVSIMLTNNGESKDYQGWDLVKNPAVYHVGIPTISGTGAEVSRTTILTGPERKLGINSDYTPFDQVVLDPELTKDVPKDQWFYTGMDCYVHCIESLNGTYLNAFSKSYGEKAYSLCKEIFLEDTLTAEESQDKLMMASWHGGMSIAYSQVGVAHALSYGLGYLLGIKHGIGNCIVFDHLEEYYPKGVALFKQMKEKHNIQLPQGICAKLSDKEFDTMIDVALSLEPLWENAIGKNWKKTITRDTLRALYQKM, from the coding sequence ATGAGTTATAAAAATTTTCCAATGGTGTCCAAAGTAATTTTTGGACGTGGTAGTTTTAATCAATTAGAAGATATTTTATCACCTAAACGCTTAAATGCTACTGCACCATTTATATTTTTTGTGGATGATGTGTTTAAAGGTAATGCATGGCTAACATCTAGAATACCTTTGTCTTACGATGATAAGGTAATTTATGTATCTGCAGAGCAAGAACCTAAAACATCGCAAATAGATAGTTTAGTTGAAGATATTATAGTAAAATATAAAGAGTTACCATCTGGAATAATTGGTATTGGTGGTGGTACAGTTTTAGATATTGCCAAAGCAGTATCAATAATGTTAACTAATAACGGTGAATCTAAAGATTATCAAGGTTGGGATTTAGTAAAAAATCCTGCCGTATACCACGTTGGTATTCCTACCATTTCTGGTACAGGAGCAGAAGTATCTAGAACAACTATTCTAACAGGTCCCGAACGTAAGTTAGGAATAAATAGTGATTATACACCTTTTGATCAAGTAGTATTAGACCCAGAATTAACAAAAGATGTACCTAAAGATCAATGGTTTTACACCGGTATGGATTGTTATGTACATTGTATAGAATCTTTAAACGGGACATATTTAAATGCTTTTAGTAAATCTTATGGTGAGAAAGCATATTCTTTATGTAAAGAAATATTTTTAGAAGATACCTTAACTGCCGAAGAGTCGCAAGATAAATTAATGATGGCCAGTTGGCACGGTGGTATGAGTATTGCTTATTCTCAAGTTGGAGTAGCACATGCATTAAGTTATGGGTTAGGTTATTTATTAGGCATTAAACATGGTATAGGAAACTGCATCGTTTTTGATCACTTAGAAGAATATTACCCAAAAGGTGTTGCTCTTTTTAAGCAAATGAAAGAGAAACACAACATACAATTACCACAAGGTATTTGCGCAAAACTATCAGACAAAGAATTTGATACCATGATAGATGTTGCTTTAAGCCTAGAACCTTTATGGGAAAATGCTATTGGTAAAAATTGGAAAAAAACAATTACTCGCGATACTTTAAGAGCATTATATCAAAAAATGTAA
- a CDS encoding 1-acyl-sn-glycerol-3-phosphate acyltransferase, whose amino-acid sequence MRSLAKFIYFKLLGWKVVGNTTMSKNEIKKAVIIAAPHTSWHDFYIGVLLRKVINIKTNFVGKKELFTWPFGYYFKAVGGVPLNRSKNENKVQAIAKVFKKNEEFRITFAPEGTRKKVDKWRTGFYYIAKEANVPIIMFTLDFKNKQNVISQPFYPTDDMEADFKFMYSFYQDVVGKIEKYS is encoded by the coding sequence ATGCGAAGTCTAGCAAAATTTATTTATTTTAAACTACTTGGATGGAAAGTGGTTGGTAACACAACCATGTCTAAAAATGAGATTAAAAAAGCTGTAATTATTGCAGCACCACATACAAGTTGGCATGATTTCTATATTGGTGTTTTATTACGAAAAGTAATAAATATTAAAACAAATTTTGTTGGAAAAAAAGAACTGTTTACTTGGCCATTTGGCTACTATTTTAAAGCAGTTGGAGGCGTACCTTTAAACCGAAGTAAAAATGAAAATAAGGTTCAAGCTATAGCCAAGGTTTTTAAAAAGAACGAAGAGTTTAGAATCACTTTTGCACCAGAAGGTACTAGAAAAAAGGTAGATAAATGGCGAACTGGTTTTTACTATATCGCAAAGGAAGCTAATGTGCCAATTATAATGTTTACTCTTGATTTTAAAAATAAACAAAATGTAATATCTCAACCATTTTATCCTACAGATGATATGGAAGCAGACTTTAAATTTATGTATTCATTTTACCAAGATGTAGTTGGTAAAATAGAGAAATACTCCTAG
- a CDS encoding DUF4126 domain-containing protein encodes MTAETIISICLGIGLSASVGFRVFVPLFTLSLVSYLGIWELNESWQWIGSLSALIVLGVATVVEILAYYIPYVDNILDTVAIPLAAIAGTAVMVSTVADLSPVITWALAIIAGGGTAAAVASSSGATRLASTATTGGVANPLVSTVETGTAIGMSIVSVLLPVLAIFFVAILFFVIFKLYKKMKSASA; translated from the coding sequence ATGACAGCCGAAACAATTATAAGTATTTGCCTTGGTATAGGTTTATCTGCATCTGTTGGATTTCGTGTTTTTGTACCACTTTTTACCTTAAGTCTAGTCTCTTATTTAGGTATTTGGGAATTAAATGAATCTTGGCAATGGATAGGAAGTTTATCTGCATTAATAGTATTAGGCGTAGCAACTGTAGTAGAGATTTTAGCATATTATATTCCCTATGTAGATAACATTTTAGATACAGTAGCAATACCATTAGCGGCTATTGCTGGTACAGCAGTTATGGTTTCTACAGTAGCAGACTTAAGTCCAGTAATAACATGGGCATTAGCCATTATTGCTGGTGGCGGAACGGCAGCAGCAGTAGCAAGTTCATCTGGAGCAACACGTTTGGCATCTACCGCAACAACTGGTGGTGTTGCAAATCCTTTAGTTAGCACAGTAGAAACGGGAACAGCAATAGGCATGTCTATAGTTTCAGTTTTATTACCGGTTTTAGCAATTTTCTTTGTGGCTATACTATTTTTTGTAATATTTAAACTCTATAAAAAAATGAAATCGGCTAGCGCTTAG
- a CDS encoding CatA-like O-acetyltransferase, with the protein MREIVLNTWNRKQHFEHFKTLKDPYFAITFPLNVTATYKFSKENKLSFFGVYLHDCMKAINSTENLRYRIVNEKVIDFETINASATIMRADKTFGFSFIEFNENLNLFLKNLECEKQRIINSKDLFPPKNGLDCVHASAMPWLHFSGHKEPVSGIEESVPKLAFSKVLEENGIYKMNVSINVNHALVDGYHLAMFAETFQNNLNNK; encoded by the coding sequence ATGCGAGAAATAGTATTAAATACATGGAATAGAAAACAGCACTTTGAGCATTTTAAAACGCTTAAAGATCCATATTTTGCAATAACATTTCCATTAAATGTAACAGCAACGTATAAATTTTCAAAAGAAAATAAATTATCTTTTTTTGGTGTGTATTTACATGATTGTATGAAAGCAATAAATAGTACCGAAAATTTAAGGTATAGAATTGTAAATGAAAAAGTTATAGATTTTGAAACTATAAATGCATCTGCAACAATTATGAGAGCAGATAAAACCTTTGGTTTTTCATTTATAGAATTTAATGAAAATTTAAACTTATTTTTGAAAAATTTAGAATGCGAAAAACAACGAATTATTAATTCAAAAGATTTGTTTCCGCCTAAAAACGGTTTAGATTGTGTTCATGCTTCGGCAATGCCTTGGCTTCATTTTTCGGGACATAAAGAACCTGTATCTGGAATAGAAGAATCTGTACCAAAACTAGCTTTTTCTAAAGTATTAGAAGAAAATGGAATTTATAAAATGAATGTTTCAATAAATGTAAATCATGCTTTGGTAGATGGTTACCATTTGGCAATGTTTGCAGAAACATTTCAGAATAATTTAAATAATAAATAG
- a CDS encoding alpha/beta hydrolase, which translates to MSTLSLTHVVRESSLKENAPLLILFHGYGSDENDLFSFATELPEELFIVSARAPYPMQPFGNAWYAINFDAEKGKWSDNEQAIKSRDLIASFIDEVIAKYPVNKDNVSLLGFSQGSILSYAVALTYPEKIKNIIALSGYVNSDLFEIKSKDNYKHLSFYCSHGSVDQVIPVDWARQSPKFLEALDIDYKYSEFPVGHGVAPQNFYEFKDWLITKL; encoded by the coding sequence ATGAGCACACTTTCTTTAACACACGTAGTACGCGAATCTTCTTTAAAAGAAAATGCGCCTTTATTAATTTTATTTCATGGTTATGGTAGTGATGAAAACGATTTGTTTTCTTTTGCTACAGAGTTACCCGAAGAACTTTTTATTGTTTCGGCACGTGCACCTTACCCAATGCAACCTTTTGGTAATGCTTGGTACGCCATAAATTTTGATGCAGAAAAAGGTAAATGGAGTGATAATGAACAAGCTATAAAATCTAGAGATTTAATAGCTAGTTTTATAGACGAAGTAATTGCTAAATATCCTGTAAATAAAGATAATGTTTCACTTTTAGGATTTAGTCAAGGTAGTATTTTAAGTTATGCTGTGGCATTAACTTACCCAGAAAAAATTAAAAATATTATTGCCTTAAGTGGTTATGTAAATTCAGATTTATTTGAAATTAAATCTAAAGATAATTATAAGCATTTAAGCTTCTATTGTTCACATGGTAGTGTAGATCAAGTAATTCCTGTAGATTGGGCAAGACAGTCTCCAAAATTTTTAGAAGCTTTAGATATAGATTATAAATACTCAGAGTTTCCTGTTGGTCATGGTGTTGCACCACAAAACTTCTACGAATTTAAAGATTGGCTTATAACTAAACTTTAA
- a CDS encoding BatA domain-containing protein, translating to MSNSKLAMQFKNPELLYALFLLLIPVLIHLFQLRKFQKESFTNVAFLKKVTLQTRKSSQIKKWLVLCLRMLLLAAIIFAFAQPYISKNKTFNAKTETVIYLDNSYSMQAKGDKGELLKRAVNDIIENVGETETLSIITNNDAFRNTTIKAITNDLLSLNYSSNQLSYDAALLKSKKYFTKNENTIKNLLFISDFQQKNQNLNLNDNLDINLNLVQLQPVNTTNVSVDSLYISKQNASNLELTAVIKNNGNTIENLPVSLFNNQNLLTKSAVTITDKATAVFTLPNNQIINGQVSIDDTNLQFDNTLYFNINRSTKLNVLTVNQTNDSFLKRIYTAPEFNYTSTTFNTLNYSDISKQNLIVLNELEQIPGALNTALKSFTNNGGIVVVIPPATTIDLASYNTILNNFGLSKISSSNTTEKKLTTINYSHPIFNSVFEKKVSNFQYPKVNSFYAQNVTTSPLLQYEDGKPFLSENNGLYFFTAALNTKNSNFTNINLVVPTFYNISQQSLKRSNLYYTIGKENKFDVVTNLQQDAVLTLQKGEHKIIPQQQYFNNKVTITTNETPELAGIYTIKNKTEILENVSYNYSRDESVLNYQKFSNNDNVTVSNSISQTFNNIKSDNNINALWKWFVIFALLLLITEMLILKYFK from the coding sequence TTGTCTAATTCAAAATTAGCAATGCAGTTTAAAAACCCAGAACTTCTTTACGCACTATTCTTACTGCTAATTCCTGTTTTAATTCATTTATTTCAATTACGTAAATTTCAAAAGGAATCGTTTACTAATGTTGCCTTTTTAAAGAAAGTTACTTTACAAACTAGAAAAAGTTCACAAATTAAAAAATGGTTAGTTTTATGTTTAAGAATGTTACTACTTGCCGCAATTATTTTTGCGTTTGCACAGCCGTATATTTCTAAAAACAAAACTTTTAATGCAAAAACCGAAACTGTAATTTACCTAGATAATTCTTACAGTATGCAAGCTAAAGGAGATAAAGGTGAATTATTAAAACGTGCAGTAAATGATATTATAGAAAATGTTGGTGAGACAGAAACACTATCTATTATAACAAATAATGATGCGTTTAGAAACACTACCATTAAAGCAATTACTAATGATTTATTAAGTTTAAATTACTCCTCTAACCAATTAAGCTACGATGCTGCGCTTTTAAAAAGTAAAAAATACTTTACTAAAAACGAAAACACAATTAAAAACCTCTTGTTTATTAGTGATTTTCAGCAAAAAAATCAAAACTTAAACTTAAATGATAATTTAGATATAAACCTAAATTTAGTACAATTACAACCAGTAAACACGACTAATGTCTCTGTAGATAGCTTATACATTTCTAAACAAAACGCTAGTAATTTAGAGCTTACTGCGGTAATAAAAAACAACGGCAATACTATAGAAAACCTTCCTGTTTCTCTTTTTAATAATCAAAATCTACTAACAAAAAGCGCTGTAACTATTACAGATAAAGCTACTGCTGTTTTTACCTTACCAAATAACCAAATAATAAATGGTCAAGTTAGTATAGACGATACAAATCTTCAGTTTGATAATACGCTATATTTTAATATAAATCGCAGTACAAAGCTTAATGTATTAACAGTTAACCAAACCAATGATTCGTTTTTAAAACGTATTTATACCGCTCCAGAATTTAATTATACGTCTACAACATTTAATACTTTAAACTATAGCGATATAAGCAAGCAAAACCTTATTGTTTTAAACGAATTAGAACAAATACCAGGAGCATTAAATACAGCATTAAAATCGTTTACAAATAATGGTGGCATAGTAGTAGTAATACCTCCAGCAACAACTATTGATTTAGCATCTTACAATACTATTTTAAATAACTTTGGTTTAAGTAAAATTTCCAGCAGTAATACTACCGAGAAAAAACTAACTACAATAAACTATTCGCATCCTATATTTAATAGTGTTTTCGAAAAAAAAGTAAGTAATTTTCAATATCCTAAAGTTAATAGCTTTTATGCACAAAATGTAACGACTTCTCCTCTATTACAATATGAAGATGGTAAACCTTTTTTATCTGAAAATAACGGACTTTACTTTTTTACAGCAGCTTTAAATACCAAGAATAGTAACTTTACCAATATAAACTTAGTTGTTCCTACGTTTTATAACATTTCGCAACAAAGTTTAAAACGCTCAAACTTATACTATACAATTGGTAAAGAAAATAAATTTGACGTTGTTACAAACTTACAGCAAGATGCTGTACTAACGTTACAAAAAGGCGAACATAAAATAATACCACAACAACAATATTTTAATAATAAAGTAACTATAACAACAAACGAAACGCCAGAATTAGCAGGAATTTATACCATAAAAAATAAAACCGAAATTCTTGAAAATGTAAGCTATAACTATTCTAGAGACGAAAGTGTTTTAAACTATCAAAAATTTTCTAATAACGATAATGTTACGGTTAGCAACTCGATTTCACAAACCTTTAATAACATAAAAAGTGATAATAATATTAATGCGCTATGGAAATGGTTTGTTATTTTTGCCTTGTTACTTTTAATTACCGAAATGCTCATCTTAAAATATTTTAAATGA